In Piliocolobus tephrosceles isolate RC106 chromosome 4, ASM277652v3, whole genome shotgun sequence, the following are encoded in one genomic region:
- the LOC111542720 gene encoding 39S ribosomal protein L34, mitochondrial-like: MALLAGSLLGPTSRSAALLGGRWLQPRAWLGFPDAWGLPTPQQARGKTRGNEQPSNIKRKNKHGWVRRLSTPAGVQVILRRML, encoded by the coding sequence ATGGCTCTCTTGGCTGGATCCCTGTTGGGCCCCACGAGTAGGTCGGCAGCGTTGCTGGGTGGCAGGTGGCTCCAGCCCCGGGCCTGGCTGGGGTTCCCGGACGCCTGGGGCCTCCCCACCCCGCAGCAGGCCCGGGGCAAGACTCGCGGAAACGAGCAGCCGAGCAACATCAAACGGAAGAACAAGCACGGCTGGGTCCGGCGCCTGAGCACGCCGGCCGGCGTCCAGGTCATCCTTCGCCGAATGCTCTAG